The proteins below come from a single Miscanthus floridulus cultivar M001 chromosome 1, ASM1932011v1, whole genome shotgun sequence genomic window:
- the LOC136550634 gene encoding uncharacterized protein, protein MPGVKSESPLPEVPHIWMALPTASSKVASARAKLAERAKTLANSKAKGRLDDQEKRGKHGRLVPSLGCRTSPPLMPVGSDAEKKRCSWITANSEPLYVAFHDEEWGVPIHDDQMLFELLTLSQALGQLTWPSILSKREESREIFDGFNFALVSEFTEKKINLLRSNGIVLLSEQKIRAVVTNAKQMQKVVKEFGSFSNHCWSFVNHRPITNGFRYARHVPTKTPKAEAISKDLMHRGFQCVGPTTIYSFMQVAGIVNDHLSCCFRFQACNQHKASENDVRPEPALPDRRLGSPSSEDSDPREV, encoded by the exons ATGCCGGGCGTCAAGTCAGAGTCCCCCTTGCCGGAGGTACcccacatctggatggccctacCCACCGCTTCCTCCAAGGTAGCCAGTGCCAGGGCGAAGCTAGCTGAGAGAGCCAAGACGCTGGCCAATTCGAAGGCGAAGGGACGACTGGATGATCAAGAGAAGCGGGGCAAGCATGGAAGGCTCGTCCCGTCACTTGGGTGCAGGACCTCGCCTCCTCTGATGCCAGTTGGCTCGGATGCGGAGAAGAAGAGATGTTCCTGGATCACTGCAAACTCAG AGCCCCTCTATGTCGCATTCCATGATGAAGAATGGGGAGTTCCCATTCATGATGACCAAATGCTATTCGAGCTGCTCACACTTTCACAAGCCTTAGGTCAACTCACCTGGCCTTCTATTTTGAGCAAGAGGGAGGAATCCAG GGAGATTTTCGATGGCTTCAACTTTGCATTGGTATCTGAATTCACGGAGAAGAAGATAAACCTATTGAGATCAAATGGAATCGTGCTGCTGTCAGAGCAAAAGATTCGCGCAGTTGTAACAAATGCTAAGCAAATGCAGAAG GTGGTTAAGGAATTCGGATCGTTCAGCAACCACTGCTGGAGCTTTGTTAACCACAGGCCCATCACAAACGGCTTCCGCTATGCTCGCCATGTACCTACAAAGACGCCGAAAGCTGAAGCCATAAGCAAGGACTTGATGCACCGAGGGTTCCAGTGTGTTGGACCTACAACGATCTACTCTTTCATGCAGGTTGCCGGGATCGTTAACGACCATCTGTCATGTTGCTTCAGATTTCAGGCTTGCAACCAGCACAAGGCCAGTGAAAACGATGTGAGACCAGAGCCAGCACTGCCTGATAGAAGGCTGGGCTCGCCATCTTCGGAGGATTCAGATCCCAGGGAGGTGTAG